In Euwallacea similis isolate ESF13 chromosome 17, ESF131.1, whole genome shotgun sequence, a single window of DNA contains:
- the CCT5 gene encoding T-complex protein 1 subunit epsilon has protein sequence MAGFPGSIAFDEYGRPFIILRDQDKQKRLTGIDALKSHILAARQISNTIRTSLGPKGLDKMMVSPDGDVTVTNDGATILKMMEIEHEIGKLLVELSQSQDDEIGDGTTGVVVLAGALLEQASSLLDRGIHPIRIADGFELACETAVNHLDKIAELFPVSATNTEPLIKVAMTTLGSKIINKCHRQMAKIAVDAVLAVADLDQRDVNFELIKVEGKVGGKLEDTVLVKGVVIDKTMSHPQMPKELKNVKIAILTCPFEPPKPKTKHKLEVTDVAKYRELREYEHDKFKEMVGLVKKAGTTLAICQWGFDDEANHLLLEQQLPAVRWVGGPEIELIAIATGGRIVPRFEELSAEKLGSAGLVRELSFGTTSDKMLVIEECSNSRAVTILVRGGNKMLVEEAKRSLHDALCVVRSLVQEPRVVYGGGAAEISCSLAVAAQADQLASLEQYAFRAFAEALEAIPLALAENSGLSANHTLGEVKAKQSALDNPALGIDCMFTGNYNMRDQHVIESLRSKRQQLLLATQLVKMILKIDDVRSPNEFQD, from the exons ATGGCTGGATTTCCCGGTAGTATAGCGTTCGACGAGTATGGGCGTCCGTTCATTATCCTCAGGGATcaagataaacaaaaaaggttAACCGGAATTGATGCCCTAAAA TCTCATATTTTGGCCGCCagacaaatttcaaataccaTCAGGACCTCCCTGGGTCCCAAGGGTCTTGACAAAATGATGGTCTCCCCGGATG GAGATGTAACTGTCACCAATGATGGGGctactattttgaaaatgatggAAATTGAGCATGAAATTGGGAAACTTTTAGTTGAATTATCACAATCGCAAGACGATGAAATTG ggGATGGAACCACCGGGGTTGTGGTCCTGGCTGGTGCTTTACTTGAACAGGCTTCCTCCCTACTCGATCGTGGAATACACCCAATTAGAATAGCAGACGGATTTGAACTTGCTTGTGAAACAGCTGTCAACCATTTGGATAAGATTGCTGAATTATTCCCTGTGTCAGCAACCAATACTGAACCCTTAATTAAAGTGGCCATGACCACATTGGGCTCGAAAATCATTAACAAATGCCACAGACAAATGGCAAAAATAGCTGTTGATGCTGTTCTCGCTGTCGCTGATTTGGATCAAAGAGACgtcaattttgaattgattAAAGTTGAAGGAAAG GTAGGTGGTAAATTGGAGGACACAGTATTAGTAAAGGGGGTGGTGATTGACAAAACCATGTCCCATCCGCAAATGCCCAAAGAATTGAAGAATgtcaaaattgccattttGACTTGCCCCTTTGAGCCACCCAAACCCAAGACCAAACATAAGTTAGAAGTCACTGATGTGGCCAAATACCGGGAGTTGAGAGAGTATGAACATGATAAGTTCAAAGAGATGGTAGGATTAGTGAAGAAGGCTGGAACGACTCTGGCAATTTGCCAGTGGGGATTTGATGATGAAGCGAATCATCTGCTTTTGGAACAACAGCTGCCAGCAGTTAGATGG GTCGGAGGACCTGAAATCGAACTTATCGCCATAGCTACTGGCGGTAGAATTGTTCCCAGGTTTGAAGAGCTGAGTGCTGAAAAGTTGGGATCGGCAGGTCTGGTTCGTGAGTTGTCCTTTGGCACTACCAGTGATAAAATGTTGGTCATTGAAGAATGTTCCAATTCGAG GGCAGTAACGATTTTAGTCAGGGGCGGCAACAAAATGTTAGTAGAAGAAGCAAAGCGTAGCTTGCACGATGCTCTTTGTGTTGTTAGAAGTTTAGTTCAG GAGCCTCGCGTGGTTTACGGTGGTGGAGCTGCCGAAATCTCCTGCAGCCTTGCGGTAGCTGCTCAAGCTGATCAACTCGCTTCCCTGGAACAGTATGCCTTTAGAGCATTCGCGGAAGCCCTGGAAGCAATTCCTCTGGCCCTAGCCGAAAATAGCGGTTTATCCGCCAATCACACGTTGGGAGAAGTCAAA GCAAAACAGTCAGCTTTGGACAACCCAGCGTTGGGAATCGATTGCATGTTCACGGGCAATTACAACATGCGCGACCAACATGTTATTGAATCTCTGAGATCTAAACGACAGCAGCTGCTGTTAGCAACGCAGCTTGTTAAGATGATACTCAAGATTGATGATGTACGGTCGCCTAATGAGTTTCAAGATTAG
- the MCTS1 gene encoding malignant T-cell-amplified sequence 1 homolog: MFKKFYEKESVSGVLQLKSSVQKSIRSKILESYPFLESYLDAILPKKDAFKIVKCHDHIEIIINSAGEQQFFRHREGQWMPTLRLLHKYPFFLPMQQVDKGAIRFVLSGANIMCPGLTSPGAQMTEVPKDTVVAIMAEGKEHALAIGRTTLSTEDIAKVNKGIGVENCHYLNDGLWQMKPVK, translated from the exons atgtttaaaaa ATTCTACGAGAAAGAAAGTGTCTCAGGAGTCCTGCAGTTGAAGTCGTCTGTGCAAAAATCCATCCGGTCGAAAATTTTGGAATCTTATCCTTTTCTTGAAAGCTATTTAGATGCCATTCTGCCCAAGAAAGACGCTTTCAAAATAGTGAAATG tCATGACCacatagaaataataataaattcagcAGGtgaacaacaattttttaggCATAGGGAAGGACAATGGATGCCTACTTTAAGGCTTCTGCACAAGT aTCCATTTTTCCTTCCTATGCAACAAGTTGATAAAGGTGCCATTCGCTTTGTGCTCAGTGGTGCTAACATAATGTGTCCTGGACTCACTTCACCAGGAGCACAAATGACTGAAGTACCCAAAGATACTGTGGTG GCCATCATGGCTGAGGGTAAAGAACATGCCCTTGCAATTGGAAGAACAACTTTATCAACTGAAGATAT AGCGAAAGTCAACAAAGGAATAGGGGTAGAAAATTGTCATTATTTAAACGATGGGCTGTGGCAAATGAAACctgttaaataa
- the Syx13 gene encoding syntaxin-7 codes for MNRNPANYGSIRDPEVGFSGTRNKDTFREFNSLCDDIATKLYTINASFKALQDCLKLIGTAKDNTGVRNKIHVTQLTANQVASATTRDIAKLKRTTPRHDKHRLLQADKLEEDFKEALSKYHILQKELAEKQKANLLLSTNVERGVSDDEDNEEQQKQMQLNREMQFEQEMMLEREERVKQIEADVLDINQIMRELGSLVYEQGEVISTIENSIDHAGGNVAQGTEELIKASGYQNRYRKKILILVIVAAIIAIILIAVLVSELKK; via the exons ATGAATCGAAATCCAGCAAATTATGGATCAATCCGTGATCCAGAGGTGGGATTCAGTGGCACAAGGAATAAGGACACATTCAGAGAGTTTAATAGTTTGTGTGATGATATAGCAACAAAGCTCTATACAATTAATGCGAGCTTTAAAGCCCTGCAAGACTGTCTTAAGCTTATTGGCACAGCAAAGGATAATACGGGAGTACGAAATAAAAT ACATGTCACTCAACTAACAGCCAACCAAGTGGCATCTGCTACAACAAGGGATATTGCCAAACTTAAGCGCACCACTCCCAGGCATGACAAACATAGATTGCTTCAAGCTGATAAACTGGAGGAGGATTTCAAAGAAGCCCTCAGCAAATATCACATTTTGCAGAAG GAGTTGGCTGAAAAACAAAAGGCAAATCTCCTGCTGTCCACTAATGTTGAACGGGGAGTTTCTGATGATGAGGACAATGAGGAACAACAGAAGCAGATGCAGTTAAATCGAGAGATGCAATTTGAGCAGGAAATGATGCTAGAAAGAGAGGAACGAGTCAAGCAGATCGAGGCAGATGTCCTGGATATTAATCAAATAATGCGAGAACTTGGTTCTTTGGTGTATGAACAAGGAGAGGTTATTA GTACTATAGAAAATAGCATTGACCATGCTGGAGGCAATGTGGCGCAAGGAACTGAGGAACTGATAAAAGCTTCAGGATATCAAAATCGTTACCGAAAAAAGATCTTAATCCTAGTGATAGTAGCTGCAATAATTGCTATTATATTAATTGCGGTGCTCGTCAGTGAACTAAAGAAATAG